In the Acanthopagrus latus isolate v.2019 chromosome 23, fAcaLat1.1, whole genome shotgun sequence genome, one interval contains:
- the LOC119014538 gene encoding trichohyalin-like isoform X1 yields MMSKAPRWHETLVNPKTSKPTAQKSGGKDLAASAAPGSSGGKQAGSTTSKTSIAFGRSSSLSGRGSDSSGSKAGGALKRGSIGQQGTRSRSAGPAARLSSSRSFTSLQGSSLAAAPFMRSSRSLSRLDRRSSGNDPDASSQVNKGLRTEKKALSSGQLSTSQEQNRDNKDRCRGDIKAEKMKTSSPSEPPESSSSMVATAECHHHSSKVQKQELKRSSLPRYCGLKSIEGRDVEASVIPDLLNFKKGWMMRQDASGQWKRHWFVLTDQTLRFYRDSIAEEAADVDGEINLATCFNITDYPAQKDCGFQIHTRDGVYTLCAMTSGMRRNWVQAVLKNVRPNTTPDVTSSLPEQTTQQNSRQPDFQLVGGLEKDKHPDIFLQEHKSSDCAEGTHQQQNEEQPEREQSSADGSPALSKMSSSHLSSPMSPSAPAALPPIEGGGGTDASPCNDRAVIESLASATMLSKDERCDEQANMQSEIEKQQTGQLVKELEQTQRELSRLQQVNRNLQDELQQEKESHSWNDLLSNSPSEQALALQRLQKMNHDLRRELEAQKRSQEEARESELRRRVDLLAQQAQLLVTGDATALAQAHLEQDRRRFQELQAEWERRLASLKSQLSISEEQRKDAELRSTQLQQELQNLHSLQQEADRLQKNLQEVTTQLRANEETQAQKEARLQKHLMLLQASQERERRSLTSSLAQAERLSQELQERLDRAEEQVGSLNKTQAWTREIEKAQQQLQEELACTVSAVEKLQEEREQLERRCQELQNQLFEADGEVGRLQSRLKTDETHYYNLEHSYERVCEELQLALGKVQQKESETQDMREGYERQLDRKEQELSEVLLKMEVLGNSLEETEVKLNEMLKVCTCASAREPSQRHQASGLLSSNENSGEPARARSLSTSSSYKSFVAAGDDPERFMSVIQMLETKLYATEEKLRDIMQRLDERQSHLSCQDPHLCSQLTRSRATAQHLSLLLHSQAKQSQRFAQETENCCRMLVGRFQVALNIIQACRERLQTAPINTADFEKQLATVVACLQQGEKDAEKQKQESRNASNGEDKILNDVTLDGAESAQSKLPSEDHMESVGRCLMKELFVLEKMVSVLQSQQCIGLLPLAQKENEGDVARRYKNIVSQRIALKTEKSGADCEGAISRVCAEAELIYAALKCQQQYEGMTQVNNQEVEHRRKGLADVSPPELAPYEEQVQAEGAAKPAAKDGSDVKEVDAEKEPHWSQKLISRLQKRVKCVRQLCQEITNANGVDCSMDDSWENASAADVNWMQEQAKLIYLLERLHLDLEQELQQSEVLRAKLQALYKERDTTFKDEQEAFNHTLYQLQEDNSVLREELEQAEQKMISMETGNQRLLEDIGKIEDHREERMKKLETEYQEKIRELQHIHEEEMKHLHGYYTKEKQPKPCTEVPGFGNRIAGGNAAAMREAYQKDPEKVETPCDEGFSAMEDMHRKLIGDLQQQHDEEVAALLKEKDQLLQEETAATMAAIVAMRRAHKQELERSRQSQQIKESADITQLYVEHEKEIQLLHKELEVLSVQHTQKCLENSQLNQELQRERQSLMQCQQENEELKKKQSEADEMSQRNFSRKGKQSFDAPQADDIYEMEVILRAREAEMQFLRQEARSLREELKIARMDKLYAQNRLEALFTNSQDEPHHDANKLCEDFKFNTWSPSRDTSGQSLDDTVTNTSNAAFLKRTEKSYLTRQIRGVRSKSLKEGLSAQERMKLFESF; encoded by the exons ATGATGTCCAAGGCACCGAG GTGGCATGAGACCCTGGTCAACCCCAAGACCAGCAAACCAACTGCACAGAAGTCAGGGGGGAAG GATttggcagcatcagcagcacctGGATCCAGTGGAGGTAAACAGGCTGGCAGCACTACGTCCAAAACCAGCATTGCTTTTGGAAGGAGCAGCAGCCTCAGCGGCAGGGGCAGTGACTCGAGTGGCAGTAAGGCTGGTGGCGCTTTGAAAAGAGGCAGCATTGGCCAACAGGGTACCAGATCTCGTTCAGCTGGACCGGCTGCCCGCCTCAGCAGCAGCCGGAGCTTTACGTCCCTCCAAGGCTCGTCTCTCGCTGCTGCTCCATTCATGAGGAGCAGCCGCTCTCTCAGCAGACTCGACAGAAGATCCTCTGGAAATG ATCCAGATGCAAGTTCACAAGTAAATAAAGGACtaagaacagaaaagaaagccTTGAGTTCAGGCCAGCTGTCCACCTCTCAGGAACAAAACAG AGACAACAAAGACCGGTGTCGTGGTGAtattaaagctgaaaaaatgaaaacaagcagcCCTTCCGAGCCACCCGAGTCTTCCTCCTCCATGGTTGCCACCGCTGAATGTCATCATCACTCCAGCAAAGTACAGAAACAG GAGTTGAAACGCTCATCCCTCCCTCGTTACTGCGGACTCAAATCCATCGAGGGCAGAGATGTTGAAGCCTCTGTGATC CCTGACCTGCTCAACTTTAAGAAAGGATGGATGATGCGTCAGGATGCATCTGGACAG TGGAAGCGACACTGGTTTGTCCTGACTGACCAAACCCTGAGGTTCTACAGAGATTCAATAGCTGAGGAG GCAGCTGATGTGGACGGTGAGATAAACTTGGCCACATGTTTTAACATCACAGACTACCCAGCTCAGAAGGACTGTGGTTTTCAAATTCAT ACCAGAGATGGAGTGTACACACTCTGTGCTATGACCTCTGGGATGAGACGCAACTGGGTCCAAGCAGTGTTGAAGAATGTGAGACCCAATACTACACCTGACGTCACGAG CTCCCTCCCAGAGCAGACGACTCAACAGAACTCACGGCAACCAGACTTCCAGCTGGTGGGCGGTCTGGAGAAAGATAAACACCCAGACATCTTTTTGCAAGAGCACAAATCCAGTGACTGTGCAGAGGGAACACATCAACAGCAGAATGAAgagcagccagagagagagcagagctcTGCTGATGGAAGCCCTGCATTATCTAAGATgtcctcctctcatctgtcCTCCCCCATGTCCCCCTCCGCCCCCGCTGCTCTGCCTCCCATCGAGGGTGGAG GTGGGACAGATGCGTCGCCGTGCAACGACAGAGCTGTAATTGAGAGCTTAGCTTCCGCAACAATGCTGTCAAAGGATGAGCGTTGTGATGAACAGGCAAACATGCAGAGTGAAATTGAGAAGCAGCAAACTGGGCAACTTGTCAAAGAG CtagaacaaacacagagggaacTGTCTCGACTCCAGCAGGTAAACAGGAATCTGCAGGATGAGCTacaacaagagaaagagagtcaTTCATGG AATGATCTTCTTTCAAACTCGCCCTCGGAGCAAGCGTTGGCTTTACAGCGACTGCAGAAGATGAACCACGACCTCCGCCGTGAACTGGAAGCTCAAAAAAGGAGTCAGGAGGAAGCCAGAGAATCTGAACTTCGGCGACGAGTAGATCTCTTAGCCCAGCAAGCACAGTTACTGGTCACAGGTGATGCCACGGCCCTTGCACAAGCCCATCTAGAGCAAGATCGCAGGCGGTTTCAAGAGCTGCAGGCGGAGTGGGAGCGGCGTTTGGCCTCCCTGAAGTCCCAGCTGAGCATCagtgaggagcagaggaaggatGCTGAGCTGCGCTcgacacagctgcagcaggagttgCAGAATCTCCACAGTCTCCAACAGGAGGCAGATCGCCTGCAGAAAAATCTCCAAGAGGTGACGACCCAACTTCGGGCTAATGAGGAGACACAGGCCCAAAAGGAGGCCCGCCTGCAGAAGCACCTCATGCTCCTTCAAGCAAGTCAGGAGAGAGAACGGAGGAGCTTGACCTCCAGCCTGGCGCAGGCGGAACGACTCTCACAGGAACTTCAGGAGAGATTGGACAGGGCTGAGGAGCAGGTGGGCAGTCTGAATAAGACTCAGGCCTGGACCAGGGAAATTGAGAAGGCTCAACAACAGCTCCAAGAGGAGCTGGCATGCACGGTATCTGCTGTGGAGAAACTTCAGGAGGAAAGAGAGCAGCTGGAACGTCGCTGCCAGGAGCTGCAGAACCAGCTGTTTGAGGCAGATGGGGAGGTGGGCAGGCTGCAGAGCCGTTTGAAAACAGATGAGACACACTACTACAATCTGGAGCACTCGTacgagagagtgtgtgaggagctgcagctggctCTAGGGAAGGTGCAGCAAAAGGAGTCTGAAACACAGGACATGCGAGAAGGCTACGAGAGACAGCTGGACAGGAAGGAGCAGGAGCTGAGTGAGGTTTTGCTGAAGATGGAAGTCTTAGGTAACAgcctggaggagacagaagtgaagctgaacGAAATGCTTAAAGTTTGCACCTGTGCTTCTGCTCGCGAACCCTCACAGCGACACCAGGCGTCTGGTCTTCTCTCTTCAAACGAAAACAGCGGTGAACCTGCAAGAGCCCGTTCTCTCTCAACTAGCTCATCATATAAGAGCTTCGTCGCTGCAGGAGATGACCCGGAGAGGTTTATGTCCGTGATTCAGATGCTGGAAACCAAACTTTACGCAACTGAGGAGAAGTTAAGAGACATCATGCAAAGGCTGGATGAACGCCAGAGCCACCTCTCCTGCCAGGACCCCCACCTTTGCTCCCAGCTCACCCGGAGCCGAGCCACCGCTCAGCACCTCAGTCTGCTCCTTCATAGTCAGGCCAAGCAGAGCCAGCGCTTTGCCCAGGAGACGGAGAACTGCTGCAGGATGTTGGTTGGCAGGTTTCAGGTGGCACTGAACATCATACAAGCCTGCAGAGAGAGGCTTCAAACCGCCCCGATTAACACTGCAGACTTTGAGAAGCAACTGGCCACTGTCGTCGCCTGCCTTCAGCAGGGGGAGAAAGACGCCgagaaacaaaagcaggaatCACGTAATGCCAGCAACGGAGAGGACAAGATCCTCAACGATGTGACGTTAGATGGAGCTGAGAGTGCTCAAAGTAAACTGCCATCAGAGGATCATATGGAAAGCGTTGGCAGGTGTTTAATGAAGGAGCTATTTGTACTGGAAAAAATGGTGTCTGTGCTTCAGAGTCAACAATGCATCGGACTGCTGCCCTTAGCGCAAAAAGAGAATGAGGGTGATGTGGCACGCAGGTACAAGAACATAGTCTCCCAGAGAATAGccctaaaaacagaaaaaagcgGAGCAGACTGTGAAGGAGCCATCAGCAGAGTCTGTGCTGAAGCGGAGCTCATTTATGCCGCcttaaaatgtcagcagcaaTACGAGGGCATGACTCAAGTGAATAATCAAGAAGTGGAGCACCGGAGGAAGGGTCTGGCAGATGTCAGTCCACCGGAGTTGGCTCCTTACGAGGAGCAAGTCCAGGCAGAGGGAGCTGCGAAACCAGCTGCAAAGGACGGCTCTGATGTCAAAGAGGTAGACGCAGAGAAAGAACCACACTGGTCACAGAAACTTATATCACGGCTGCAGAAACGTGTTAAATGCGTACGCCAGCTCTGCCAGGAAATCACTAATGCCAATGGAGTAGACTGTAGTATGGATGATAGCTGGGAAAACGCTTCTGCCGCTGATGTAAATTGGATGCAGGAGCAGGCaaagttgatttatttgttgGAAAGGCTGCACTTGGATTTagagcaggagctgcagcaaaGTGAGGTGTTACGGGCCAAACTGCAAGCTCTGTACAAGGAGCGGGACACCACATTCAAGGACGAGCAGGAGGCCTTTAATCACACCTTGTATCAGCTTCAGGAGGACAACAGTGTGTTAAGAGAAGAACTGGAGCAGGCTGAGCAAAAGATGATATCCATGGAGACGGGGAACCAGAGACTCCTGGAAGACATAGGGAAAATCGAGGATCATCGCGAGGAACGCATGAAAAAACTGGAGACAGAGTATCAAGAGAAGATAAGAGAACTGCAGCATATCCacgaggaggagatgaaacacTTGCATGGTTACTACACCAAAGAGAAACAACCCAAACCCTGCACAGAGGTACCCGGGTTCGGAAACCGAATTGCGGGAGGTAATGCAGCAGCCATGAGAGAGGCTTACCAGAAAGATCCAGAAAAAGTTGAG ACACCCTGTGATGAAGGTTTCTCTGCTATGGAGGACATGCACAGGAAGCTGATCGgtgatctgcagcagcagcatgatgaGGAGGTGGCAGCACTTCTGAAGGAGAAagaccagctgctgcaggaggagactgCTGCCACAATGGCAG ccaTAGTAGCAATGAGGAGAGCCCATAAACAGGAGCTGGAGAGAAGTCGACAGTCTCAGCAGATCAAGGAGAGCGCTGACATCACACAGCTGTACGTCGAGCATGA GAAGGAGATCCAGTTATTGCACAAGGAGCTCGAGGTGTTGTCAGTTCAGCACACTCAGAAATGCCTGGAAAACTCTCAGCTGAACCAGGAGCTGCAGCGTGAGAGACAGTCCCTGATGCAATGCCAACAAGAAAATGAGGAGCTCAAAAAGAAGCAG AGCGAGGCAGATGAAATGTCTCAACGTAATTTCTCACGAAAGGGAAAACAGTCATTTGATGCCCCTCAAGCAGATGACATCTATGAGATGGAG GTGATTCTGCGGGCGAGAGAGGCTGAAATGCAGTTTCTCAGACAGGAAGCCCGTTCTCTCAGGGAAGAGTTGAAGATTGCTAGAATG GACAAACTATATGCCCAGAACAGGCTGGAGGCCCTCTTTACAAACAGCCAGGATGAACCTCATCATGATGCCAACAAACTCTGTGAGGATTTCAAGTTCAACACTTGGTCTCCCAGCAGAGACACTTCAGGACAGAGCCTCG ATGacactgtgacaaacacaagtaACGCTGCTTTTTTGAAGAGAACAGAGAAATCATACCTCACCAGACAGATCAGAGGAGTGAGATCCAAG AGTTTAAAAGAAGGTCTTTCAGCCCAGGAGAGAATGAAGCTGTTTGAGTCTTTCTGA
- the LOC119014538 gene encoding trichohyalin-like isoform X2 — MMSKAPRWHETLVNPKTSKPTAQKSGGKDLAASAAPGSSGGKQAGSTTSKTSIAFGRSSSLSGRGSDSSGSKAGGALKRGSIGQQGTRSRSAGPAARLSSSRSFTSLQGSSLAAAPFMRSSRSLSRLDRRSSGNDPDASSQVNKGLRTEKKALSSGQLSTSQEQNRDNKDRCRGDIKAEKMKTSSPSEPPESSSSMVATAECHHHSSKVQKQPDLLNFKKGWMMRQDASGQWKRHWFVLTDQTLRFYRDSIAEEAADVDGEINLATCFNITDYPAQKDCGFQIHTRDGVYTLCAMTSGMRRNWVQAVLKNVRPNTTPDVTSSLPEQTTQQNSRQPDFQLVGGLEKDKHPDIFLQEHKSSDCAEGTHQQQNEEQPEREQSSADGSPALSKMSSSHLSSPMSPSAPAALPPIEGGGGTDASPCNDRAVIESLASATMLSKDERCDEQANMQSEIEKQQTGQLVKELEQTQRELSRLQQVNRNLQDELQQEKESHSWNDLLSNSPSEQALALQRLQKMNHDLRRELEAQKRSQEEARESELRRRVDLLAQQAQLLVTGDATALAQAHLEQDRRRFQELQAEWERRLASLKSQLSISEEQRKDAELRSTQLQQELQNLHSLQQEADRLQKNLQEVTTQLRANEETQAQKEARLQKHLMLLQASQERERRSLTSSLAQAERLSQELQERLDRAEEQVGSLNKTQAWTREIEKAQQQLQEELACTVSAVEKLQEEREQLERRCQELQNQLFEADGEVGRLQSRLKTDETHYYNLEHSYERVCEELQLALGKVQQKESETQDMREGYERQLDRKEQELSEVLLKMEVLGNSLEETEVKLNEMLKVCTCASAREPSQRHQASGLLSSNENSGEPARARSLSTSSSYKSFVAAGDDPERFMSVIQMLETKLYATEEKLRDIMQRLDERQSHLSCQDPHLCSQLTRSRATAQHLSLLLHSQAKQSQRFAQETENCCRMLVGRFQVALNIIQACRERLQTAPINTADFEKQLATVVACLQQGEKDAEKQKQESRNASNGEDKILNDVTLDGAESAQSKLPSEDHMESVGRCLMKELFVLEKMVSVLQSQQCIGLLPLAQKENEGDVARRYKNIVSQRIALKTEKSGADCEGAISRVCAEAELIYAALKCQQQYEGMTQVNNQEVEHRRKGLADVSPPELAPYEEQVQAEGAAKPAAKDGSDVKEVDAEKEPHWSQKLISRLQKRVKCVRQLCQEITNANGVDCSMDDSWENASAADVNWMQEQAKLIYLLERLHLDLEQELQQSEVLRAKLQALYKERDTTFKDEQEAFNHTLYQLQEDNSVLREELEQAEQKMISMETGNQRLLEDIGKIEDHREERMKKLETEYQEKIRELQHIHEEEMKHLHGYYTKEKQPKPCTEVPGFGNRIAGGNAAAMREAYQKDPEKVETPCDEGFSAMEDMHRKLIGDLQQQHDEEVAALLKEKDQLLQEETAATMAAIVAMRRAHKQELERSRQSQQIKESADITQLYVEHEKEIQLLHKELEVLSVQHTQKCLENSQLNQELQRERQSLMQCQQENEELKKKQSEADEMSQRNFSRKGKQSFDAPQADDIYEMEVILRAREAEMQFLRQEARSLREELKIARMDKLYAQNRLEALFTNSQDEPHHDANKLCEDFKFNTWSPSRDTSGQSLDDTVTNTSNAAFLKRTEKSYLTRQIRGVRSKSLKEGLSAQERMKLFESF; from the exons ATGATGTCCAAGGCACCGAG GTGGCATGAGACCCTGGTCAACCCCAAGACCAGCAAACCAACTGCACAGAAGTCAGGGGGGAAG GATttggcagcatcagcagcacctGGATCCAGTGGAGGTAAACAGGCTGGCAGCACTACGTCCAAAACCAGCATTGCTTTTGGAAGGAGCAGCAGCCTCAGCGGCAGGGGCAGTGACTCGAGTGGCAGTAAGGCTGGTGGCGCTTTGAAAAGAGGCAGCATTGGCCAACAGGGTACCAGATCTCGTTCAGCTGGACCGGCTGCCCGCCTCAGCAGCAGCCGGAGCTTTACGTCCCTCCAAGGCTCGTCTCTCGCTGCTGCTCCATTCATGAGGAGCAGCCGCTCTCTCAGCAGACTCGACAGAAGATCCTCTGGAAATG ATCCAGATGCAAGTTCACAAGTAAATAAAGGACtaagaacagaaaagaaagccTTGAGTTCAGGCCAGCTGTCCACCTCTCAGGAACAAAACAG AGACAACAAAGACCGGTGTCGTGGTGAtattaaagctgaaaaaatgaaaacaagcagcCCTTCCGAGCCACCCGAGTCTTCCTCCTCCATGGTTGCCACCGCTGAATGTCATCATCACTCCAGCAAAGTACAGAAACAG CCTGACCTGCTCAACTTTAAGAAAGGATGGATGATGCGTCAGGATGCATCTGGACAG TGGAAGCGACACTGGTTTGTCCTGACTGACCAAACCCTGAGGTTCTACAGAGATTCAATAGCTGAGGAG GCAGCTGATGTGGACGGTGAGATAAACTTGGCCACATGTTTTAACATCACAGACTACCCAGCTCAGAAGGACTGTGGTTTTCAAATTCAT ACCAGAGATGGAGTGTACACACTCTGTGCTATGACCTCTGGGATGAGACGCAACTGGGTCCAAGCAGTGTTGAAGAATGTGAGACCCAATACTACACCTGACGTCACGAG CTCCCTCCCAGAGCAGACGACTCAACAGAACTCACGGCAACCAGACTTCCAGCTGGTGGGCGGTCTGGAGAAAGATAAACACCCAGACATCTTTTTGCAAGAGCACAAATCCAGTGACTGTGCAGAGGGAACACATCAACAGCAGAATGAAgagcagccagagagagagcagagctcTGCTGATGGAAGCCCTGCATTATCTAAGATgtcctcctctcatctgtcCTCCCCCATGTCCCCCTCCGCCCCCGCTGCTCTGCCTCCCATCGAGGGTGGAG GTGGGACAGATGCGTCGCCGTGCAACGACAGAGCTGTAATTGAGAGCTTAGCTTCCGCAACAATGCTGTCAAAGGATGAGCGTTGTGATGAACAGGCAAACATGCAGAGTGAAATTGAGAAGCAGCAAACTGGGCAACTTGTCAAAGAG CtagaacaaacacagagggaacTGTCTCGACTCCAGCAGGTAAACAGGAATCTGCAGGATGAGCTacaacaagagaaagagagtcaTTCATGG AATGATCTTCTTTCAAACTCGCCCTCGGAGCAAGCGTTGGCTTTACAGCGACTGCAGAAGATGAACCACGACCTCCGCCGTGAACTGGAAGCTCAAAAAAGGAGTCAGGAGGAAGCCAGAGAATCTGAACTTCGGCGACGAGTAGATCTCTTAGCCCAGCAAGCACAGTTACTGGTCACAGGTGATGCCACGGCCCTTGCACAAGCCCATCTAGAGCAAGATCGCAGGCGGTTTCAAGAGCTGCAGGCGGAGTGGGAGCGGCGTTTGGCCTCCCTGAAGTCCCAGCTGAGCATCagtgaggagcagaggaaggatGCTGAGCTGCGCTcgacacagctgcagcaggagttgCAGAATCTCCACAGTCTCCAACAGGAGGCAGATCGCCTGCAGAAAAATCTCCAAGAGGTGACGACCCAACTTCGGGCTAATGAGGAGACACAGGCCCAAAAGGAGGCCCGCCTGCAGAAGCACCTCATGCTCCTTCAAGCAAGTCAGGAGAGAGAACGGAGGAGCTTGACCTCCAGCCTGGCGCAGGCGGAACGACTCTCACAGGAACTTCAGGAGAGATTGGACAGGGCTGAGGAGCAGGTGGGCAGTCTGAATAAGACTCAGGCCTGGACCAGGGAAATTGAGAAGGCTCAACAACAGCTCCAAGAGGAGCTGGCATGCACGGTATCTGCTGTGGAGAAACTTCAGGAGGAAAGAGAGCAGCTGGAACGTCGCTGCCAGGAGCTGCAGAACCAGCTGTTTGAGGCAGATGGGGAGGTGGGCAGGCTGCAGAGCCGTTTGAAAACAGATGAGACACACTACTACAATCTGGAGCACTCGTacgagagagtgtgtgaggagctgcagctggctCTAGGGAAGGTGCAGCAAAAGGAGTCTGAAACACAGGACATGCGAGAAGGCTACGAGAGACAGCTGGACAGGAAGGAGCAGGAGCTGAGTGAGGTTTTGCTGAAGATGGAAGTCTTAGGTAACAgcctggaggagacagaagtgaagctgaacGAAATGCTTAAAGTTTGCACCTGTGCTTCTGCTCGCGAACCCTCACAGCGACACCAGGCGTCTGGTCTTCTCTCTTCAAACGAAAACAGCGGTGAACCTGCAAGAGCCCGTTCTCTCTCAACTAGCTCATCATATAAGAGCTTCGTCGCTGCAGGAGATGACCCGGAGAGGTTTATGTCCGTGATTCAGATGCTGGAAACCAAACTTTACGCAACTGAGGAGAAGTTAAGAGACATCATGCAAAGGCTGGATGAACGCCAGAGCCACCTCTCCTGCCAGGACCCCCACCTTTGCTCCCAGCTCACCCGGAGCCGAGCCACCGCTCAGCACCTCAGTCTGCTCCTTCATAGTCAGGCCAAGCAGAGCCAGCGCTTTGCCCAGGAGACGGAGAACTGCTGCAGGATGTTGGTTGGCAGGTTTCAGGTGGCACTGAACATCATACAAGCCTGCAGAGAGAGGCTTCAAACCGCCCCGATTAACACTGCAGACTTTGAGAAGCAACTGGCCACTGTCGTCGCCTGCCTTCAGCAGGGGGAGAAAGACGCCgagaaacaaaagcaggaatCACGTAATGCCAGCAACGGAGAGGACAAGATCCTCAACGATGTGACGTTAGATGGAGCTGAGAGTGCTCAAAGTAAACTGCCATCAGAGGATCATATGGAAAGCGTTGGCAGGTGTTTAATGAAGGAGCTATTTGTACTGGAAAAAATGGTGTCTGTGCTTCAGAGTCAACAATGCATCGGACTGCTGCCCTTAGCGCAAAAAGAGAATGAGGGTGATGTGGCACGCAGGTACAAGAACATAGTCTCCCAGAGAATAGccctaaaaacagaaaaaagcgGAGCAGACTGTGAAGGAGCCATCAGCAGAGTCTGTGCTGAAGCGGAGCTCATTTATGCCGCcttaaaatgtcagcagcaaTACGAGGGCATGACTCAAGTGAATAATCAAGAAGTGGAGCACCGGAGGAAGGGTCTGGCAGATGTCAGTCCACCGGAGTTGGCTCCTTACGAGGAGCAAGTCCAGGCAGAGGGAGCTGCGAAACCAGCTGCAAAGGACGGCTCTGATGTCAAAGAGGTAGACGCAGAGAAAGAACCACACTGGTCACAGAAACTTATATCACGGCTGCAGAAACGTGTTAAATGCGTACGCCAGCTCTGCCAGGAAATCACTAATGCCAATGGAGTAGACTGTAGTATGGATGATAGCTGGGAAAACGCTTCTGCCGCTGATGTAAATTGGATGCAGGAGCAGGCaaagttgatttatttgttgGAAAGGCTGCACTTGGATTTagagcaggagctgcagcaaaGTGAGGTGTTACGGGCCAAACTGCAAGCTCTGTACAAGGAGCGGGACACCACATTCAAGGACGAGCAGGAGGCCTTTAATCACACCTTGTATCAGCTTCAGGAGGACAACAGTGTGTTAAGAGAAGAACTGGAGCAGGCTGAGCAAAAGATGATATCCATGGAGACGGGGAACCAGAGACTCCTGGAAGACATAGGGAAAATCGAGGATCATCGCGAGGAACGCATGAAAAAACTGGAGACAGAGTATCAAGAGAAGATAAGAGAACTGCAGCATATCCacgaggaggagatgaaacacTTGCATGGTTACTACACCAAAGAGAAACAACCCAAACCCTGCACAGAGGTACCCGGGTTCGGAAACCGAATTGCGGGAGGTAATGCAGCAGCCATGAGAGAGGCTTACCAGAAAGATCCAGAAAAAGTTGAG ACACCCTGTGATGAAGGTTTCTCTGCTATGGAGGACATGCACAGGAAGCTGATCGgtgatctgcagcagcagcatgatgaGGAGGTGGCAGCACTTCTGAAGGAGAAagaccagctgctgcaggaggagactgCTGCCACAATGGCAG ccaTAGTAGCAATGAGGAGAGCCCATAAACAGGAGCTGGAGAGAAGTCGACAGTCTCAGCAGATCAAGGAGAGCGCTGACATCACACAGCTGTACGTCGAGCATGA GAAGGAGATCCAGTTATTGCACAAGGAGCTCGAGGTGTTGTCAGTTCAGCACACTCAGAAATGCCTGGAAAACTCTCAGCTGAACCAGGAGCTGCAGCGTGAGAGACAGTCCCTGATGCAATGCCAACAAGAAAATGAGGAGCTCAAAAAGAAGCAG AGCGAGGCAGATGAAATGTCTCAACGTAATTTCTCACGAAAGGGAAAACAGTCATTTGATGCCCCTCAAGCAGATGACATCTATGAGATGGAG GTGATTCTGCGGGCGAGAGAGGCTGAAATGCAGTTTCTCAGACAGGAAGCCCGTTCTCTCAGGGAAGAGTTGAAGATTGCTAGAATG GACAAACTATATGCCCAGAACAGGCTGGAGGCCCTCTTTACAAACAGCCAGGATGAACCTCATCATGATGCCAACAAACTCTGTGAGGATTTCAAGTTCAACACTTGGTCTCCCAGCAGAGACACTTCAGGACAGAGCCTCG ATGacactgtgacaaacacaagtaACGCTGCTTTTTTGAAGAGAACAGAGAAATCATACCTCACCAGACAGATCAGAGGAGTGAGATCCAAG AGTTTAAAAGAAGGTCTTTCAGCCCAGGAGAGAATGAAGCTGTTTGAGTCTTTCTGA